In Arvicola amphibius chromosome 13, mArvAmp1.2, whole genome shotgun sequence, a genomic segment contains:
- the Gmpr2 gene encoding GMP reductase 2: MPHIDNDVKLDFKDVLLRPKRSTLKSRSEVDLTRSFSFRNSKQIYSGIPIIAANMDTVGTFEMAKVLCKFSLFTAVHKHYSVHQWQEFAGQNPDCLEHLAASSGTASADFEQLEQILEAIPQVKYICLDVANGYSEHFVEFVKDVRRRFPQHTIMAGNVVTGEMVEELILSGADIIKVGIGPGSVCTTRKKTGVGYPQLSAVMECADAAHGLRGHIISDGGCSCPGDVAKAFGAGADFVMLGGMLAGHSESGGELIERDGKKYKLFYGMSSEMAMKKYSGGVAEYRASEGKTVEVPFKGDVEHTIRDILGGIRSTCTYVGAAKLKELSRRTTFIRVTQQVNPIFSDSR, from the exons ATGCCTCATATTGACAATGATGTGAAACTGGACTTTAAAGATGTCCTGTTGAGGCCCAAACGCAGCACCCTGAAGTCTCGAAGTGAG GTAGATCTCACAAGGTCCTTCTCATTCCGCAACTCAAAGCAGATATACAGTGGCATCCCCATTATTGCTGCCAATATGGATACCGTGGGGACTTTTGAAATGGCAAAGGTTCTCTGTAAG ttCTCCCTTTTCACGGCCGTCCATAAGCACTACAGCGTCCACCAGTGGCAAGAGTTTGCTGGCCAGAACCCTGACTGTCTTGAG CATCTAGCCGCCAGCTCTGGCACAGCCTCTGCTGACTTTGAGCAGCTGGAACAGATCCTGGAAGCTATTCCCCAAGTGAAATACATATGCTTGGATGTGGCTAATGGCTACTCTGAACATTTTGTTGAATTTGTAAAGGATGTACGGAGGCGTTTCCCCCAACACACCATCATG GCAGGAAATGTGGTAACAGGAGAGATGGTAGAAGAGCTAATCCTCTCTGGGGCTGACATCATCAAAGTGGGAATTGGCCCTG GCTCTGTTTGTACAACTCGGAAGAAGACTGGAGTGGGGTATCCACAGCTCAGCGCAGTGATGGAGTGTGCAGATGCTGCTCATGGCCTCAGAGGCCATATCATCTCA GACGGAGGCTGCAGCTGTCCTGGGGATGTGGCAAAGGCTTTTG GGGCAGGGGCTGACTTTGTGATGCTGGGTGGCATGCTGGCTGGGCACAGTGAATCAGGTGGTGAACTCATTGAAAGGGATGGCAAGAAGTACAAGCTCTTCTATGGAATGAGTTCTGAAATGGCCATGAAGAAATATTCAGGAGGTGTGGCTGAGTACAG ggcCTCAGAGGGAAAGACAGTAGAAGTTCCTTTTAAAGGGGATGTGGAACATACTATTCGCGACATCCTAGGAGGCATCCGgtctacatgcacatatgtaggGGCTGCTAAACTGAAGGAGTTGAGTCGGAGAACTACCTTTATCCGAGTCACCCAGCAAGTGAATCCAATCTTCAGTGATTCCCGATAA
- the Tinf2 gene encoding TERF1-interacting nuclear factor 2 isoform X1 has product MAPPPEVGPASLRVAAAASWLVVRQRRVEHFPRVVEFLQSLRAAAPGLVCYRHHERLCIGLKAKVVVELILQEQPWVQVLNALDHHFPESRPEPLDPATKRRDRKILEARENFCLQVKQLSKAEDLASSLLELKQDYGEHFLAAMEKLLFEYLCQLEKALPTVKAQELQDALSWLQPGCFVTSSVALRHYGMDMGWPFPESSASGSVNLTEPVEQSSRQQAKPALHSPLPEAKPGLHQPTSREHPEHLAGSRFNLAPLGKRKFRSQWTSAKGCHKERPTVMLFPFRNMDLTAPNTSNWKNREERGVDTAGSVGTKTVSTGKSKTASQTMGKRAPKESLPDIPAAEEMENSVNCYMDPLKLSLSPPRPKKPVAVQSPSLCGSVITIGDRVLDSDEEENSQRERKESLKNYQKTKFGTFIPMFCDYMPESCLFAPGKIANSRVL; this is encoded by the exons ATGGCGCCACCTCCGGAGGTGGGTCCCGCGTCTCTGCGGGTGGCAGCTGCCGCCAGCTGGCTGGTCGTCCGCCAACGTCGCGTGGAGCACTTCCCCAGAGTGGTAGAGTTTCTGCAGTCCCTGCGTGCAGCCGCTCCCGGCTTGGTTTGCTACCGACACCACGAACGTCTGTGTATAGGCCTAAAAGCCAAG GTGGTGGTGGAGTTGATCCTGCAGGAGCAACCCTGGGTCCAGGTCCTCAATGCCTTGGATCATCACTTCCCAGAGTCCAGACCGGAACCACTGGACCCTGCAACT AAAAGGCGAGATAGGAAGATTTTGGAAGCCCGGGAGAATTTTTGCCTGCAAGTGAAGCAGCTGTCAAAGGCTGAGGATTTGGCTTCGAGCCTGCTG gaactcaaacaagacTATGGGGAACACTTTCTAGCTGCCATGGAAAAGCTGTTATTTGAATACTTGTGTCAGCTAGAAAAAGCACTGCCTACAGTCAAGGCACAAGAG CTTCAGGATGCCCTTAGTTGGCTTCAGCCTGGCTGTTTTGTCACCTCTTCTGTTGCTTTGCGCCACTATGGTATGGATATGGGATGGCCATTTCCAG AAAGCTCTGCTTCTGGCTCAGTGAATCTGACAGAACCTGTGGAACAGAGTTCTCGTCAGCAAGCAAAACCAGCACTCCACAGTCCTCTGCCTGAAGCTAAGCCTGGCCTTCACCAGCCAACTTCACGGGAGCACCCAGAACATTTAGCTGGCAGCCGCTTTAACCTGGCCCCTCTAGGGAAGCGAAAATTCCGATCACAGTGGACATCTGCAAAAGGTTGTCATAAAGAGCGGCCTACAGTCATGCTGTTCCCCTTTAGGAATATGGACTTAACAGCCCCAAATACATCTAACTGGAAAAACAGGGAAGAGCGTGGAGTGGACACAGCGGGTTCTGTGGGTACAAAAACAGTTTCCACTGGGAAATCCAAGACTGCATCTCAGACCATGGGGAAAAGGGCTCCAAAAGAGAGCCTCCCTGACATACCTGCTGCAGAGGAAATGGA GAACTCTGTGAATTGCTAcatggatcctctgaaactgtcatTATCACCTCCTAGACCCAAGAAACCAG TAGCAGTGCAGTCCCcgtctctgtgtggctctgttaTTACCATAGGGGACCGGGTTTTGGACTCTGatgaggaagaaaatagccagagggaaagaaag GAGTCTCTGAAAAACTATCAGAAGACAAAGTTTGGCACCTTTATCCCCATGTTTTGTGACTACATGCCCGAGTCCTGCCTGTTCGCTCCTGGCAAGATAGCCAATTCTAGGGTCCTGTAA
- the Tinf2 gene encoding TERF1-interacting nuclear factor 2 isoform X5, with product MAPPPEVGPASLRVAAAASWLVVRQRRVEHFPRVVEFLQSLRAAAPGLVCYRHHERLCIGLKAKVVVELILQEQPWVQVLNALDHHFPESRPEPLDPATKRRDRKILEARENFCLQVKQLSKAEDLASSLLELKQDYGEHFLAAMEKLLFEYLCQLEKALPTVKAQELQDALSWLQPGCFVTSSVALRHYGMDMGWPFPESSASGSVNLTEPVEQSSRQQAKPALHSPLPEAKPGLHQPTSREHPEHLAGSRFNLAPLGKRKFRSQWTSAKGCHKERPTVMLFPFRNMDLTAPNTSNWKNREERGVDTAGSVGTKTVSTGKSKTASQTMGKRAPKESLPDIPAAEEMENSVNCYMDPLKLSLSPPRPKKPAVQSPSLCGSVITIGDRVLDSDEEENSQRERKDSCSLRPTK from the exons ATGGCGCCACCTCCGGAGGTGGGTCCCGCGTCTCTGCGGGTGGCAGCTGCCGCCAGCTGGCTGGTCGTCCGCCAACGTCGCGTGGAGCACTTCCCCAGAGTGGTAGAGTTTCTGCAGTCCCTGCGTGCAGCCGCTCCCGGCTTGGTTTGCTACCGACACCACGAACGTCTGTGTATAGGCCTAAAAGCCAAG GTGGTGGTGGAGTTGATCCTGCAGGAGCAACCCTGGGTCCAGGTCCTCAATGCCTTGGATCATCACTTCCCAGAGTCCAGACCGGAACCACTGGACCCTGCAACT AAAAGGCGAGATAGGAAGATTTTGGAAGCCCGGGAGAATTTTTGCCTGCAAGTGAAGCAGCTGTCAAAGGCTGAGGATTTGGCTTCGAGCCTGCTG gaactcaaacaagacTATGGGGAACACTTTCTAGCTGCCATGGAAAAGCTGTTATTTGAATACTTGTGTCAGCTAGAAAAAGCACTGCCTACAGTCAAGGCACAAGAG CTTCAGGATGCCCTTAGTTGGCTTCAGCCTGGCTGTTTTGTCACCTCTTCTGTTGCTTTGCGCCACTATGGTATGGATATGGGATGGCCATTTCCAG AAAGCTCTGCTTCTGGCTCAGTGAATCTGACAGAACCTGTGGAACAGAGTTCTCGTCAGCAAGCAAAACCAGCACTCCACAGTCCTCTGCCTGAAGCTAAGCCTGGCCTTCACCAGCCAACTTCACGGGAGCACCCAGAACATTTAGCTGGCAGCCGCTTTAACCTGGCCCCTCTAGGGAAGCGAAAATTCCGATCACAGTGGACATCTGCAAAAGGTTGTCATAAAGAGCGGCCTACAGTCATGCTGTTCCCCTTTAGGAATATGGACTTAACAGCCCCAAATACATCTAACTGGAAAAACAGGGAAGAGCGTGGAGTGGACACAGCGGGTTCTGTGGGTACAAAAACAGTTTCCACTGGGAAATCCAAGACTGCATCTCAGACCATGGGGAAAAGGGCTCCAAAAGAGAGCCTCCCTGACATACCTGCTGCAGAGGAAATGGA GAACTCTGTGAATTGCTAcatggatcctctgaaactgtcatTATCACCTCCTAGACCCAAGAAACCAG CAGTGCAGTCCCcgtctctgtgtggctctgttaTTACCATAGGGGACCGGGTTTTGGACTCTGatgaggaagaaaatagccagagggaaagaaag GACAGCTGCAGCCTCCGTCCTACAAAGTAA
- the Tinf2 gene encoding TERF1-interacting nuclear factor 2 isoform X3, with protein MAPPPEVGPASLRVAAAASWLVVRQRRVEHFPRVVEFLQSLRAAAPGLVCYRHHERLCIGLKAKVVVELILQEQPWVQVLNALDHHFPESRPEPLDPATKRRDRKILEARENFCLQVKQLSKAEDLASSLLELKQDYGEHFLAAMEKLLFEYLCQLEKALPTVKAQELQDALSWLQPGCFVTSSVALRHYGMDMGWPFPESSASGSVNLTEPVEQSSRQQAKPALHSPLPEAKPGLHQPTSREHPEHLAGSRFNLAPLGKRKFRSQWTSAKGCHKERPTVMLFPFRNMDLTAPNTSNWKNREERGVDTAGSVGTKTVSTGKSKTASQTMGKRAPKESLPDIPAAEEMENSVNCYMDPLKLSLSPPRPKKPVAVQSPSLCGSVITIGDRVLDSDEEENSQRERKELCFLLYRSL; from the exons ATGGCGCCACCTCCGGAGGTGGGTCCCGCGTCTCTGCGGGTGGCAGCTGCCGCCAGCTGGCTGGTCGTCCGCCAACGTCGCGTGGAGCACTTCCCCAGAGTGGTAGAGTTTCTGCAGTCCCTGCGTGCAGCCGCTCCCGGCTTGGTTTGCTACCGACACCACGAACGTCTGTGTATAGGCCTAAAAGCCAAG GTGGTGGTGGAGTTGATCCTGCAGGAGCAACCCTGGGTCCAGGTCCTCAATGCCTTGGATCATCACTTCCCAGAGTCCAGACCGGAACCACTGGACCCTGCAACT AAAAGGCGAGATAGGAAGATTTTGGAAGCCCGGGAGAATTTTTGCCTGCAAGTGAAGCAGCTGTCAAAGGCTGAGGATTTGGCTTCGAGCCTGCTG gaactcaaacaagacTATGGGGAACACTTTCTAGCTGCCATGGAAAAGCTGTTATTTGAATACTTGTGTCAGCTAGAAAAAGCACTGCCTACAGTCAAGGCACAAGAG CTTCAGGATGCCCTTAGTTGGCTTCAGCCTGGCTGTTTTGTCACCTCTTCTGTTGCTTTGCGCCACTATGGTATGGATATGGGATGGCCATTTCCAG AAAGCTCTGCTTCTGGCTCAGTGAATCTGACAGAACCTGTGGAACAGAGTTCTCGTCAGCAAGCAAAACCAGCACTCCACAGTCCTCTGCCTGAAGCTAAGCCTGGCCTTCACCAGCCAACTTCACGGGAGCACCCAGAACATTTAGCTGGCAGCCGCTTTAACCTGGCCCCTCTAGGGAAGCGAAAATTCCGATCACAGTGGACATCTGCAAAAGGTTGTCATAAAGAGCGGCCTACAGTCATGCTGTTCCCCTTTAGGAATATGGACTTAACAGCCCCAAATACATCTAACTGGAAAAACAGGGAAGAGCGTGGAGTGGACACAGCGGGTTCTGTGGGTACAAAAACAGTTTCCACTGGGAAATCCAAGACTGCATCTCAGACCATGGGGAAAAGGGCTCCAAAAGAGAGCCTCCCTGACATACCTGCTGCAGAGGAAATGGA GAACTCTGTGAATTGCTAcatggatcctctgaaactgtcatTATCACCTCCTAGACCCAAGAAACCAG TAGCAGTGCAGTCCCcgtctctgtgtggctctgttaTTACCATAGGGGACCGGGTTTTGGACTCTGatgaggaagaaaatagccagagggaaagaaag GAACTGTGCTTCCTTCTCTATAGGAGTCTCTGA
- the Tinf2 gene encoding TERF1-interacting nuclear factor 2 isoform X2 yields the protein MAPPPEVGPASLRVAAAASWLVVRQRRVEHFPRVVEFLQSLRAAAPGLVCYRHHERLCIGLKAKVVVELILQEQPWVQVLNALDHHFPESRPEPLDPATKRRDRKILEARENFCLQVKQLSKAEDLASSLLELKQDYGEHFLAAMEKLLFEYLCQLEKALPTVKAQELQDALSWLQPGCFVTSSVALRHYGMDMGWPFPESSASGSVNLTEPVEQSSRQQAKPALHSPLPEAKPGLHQPTSREHPEHLAGSRFNLAPLGKRKFRSQWTSAKGCHKERPTVMLFPFRNMDLTAPNTSNWKNREERGVDTAGSVGTKTVSTGKSKTASQTMGKRAPKESLPDIPAAEEMENSVNCYMDPLKLSLSPPRPKKPAVQSPSLCGSVITIGDRVLDSDEEENSQRERKESLKNYQKTKFGTFIPMFCDYMPESCLFAPGKIANSRVL from the exons ATGGCGCCACCTCCGGAGGTGGGTCCCGCGTCTCTGCGGGTGGCAGCTGCCGCCAGCTGGCTGGTCGTCCGCCAACGTCGCGTGGAGCACTTCCCCAGAGTGGTAGAGTTTCTGCAGTCCCTGCGTGCAGCCGCTCCCGGCTTGGTTTGCTACCGACACCACGAACGTCTGTGTATAGGCCTAAAAGCCAAG GTGGTGGTGGAGTTGATCCTGCAGGAGCAACCCTGGGTCCAGGTCCTCAATGCCTTGGATCATCACTTCCCAGAGTCCAGACCGGAACCACTGGACCCTGCAACT AAAAGGCGAGATAGGAAGATTTTGGAAGCCCGGGAGAATTTTTGCCTGCAAGTGAAGCAGCTGTCAAAGGCTGAGGATTTGGCTTCGAGCCTGCTG gaactcaaacaagacTATGGGGAACACTTTCTAGCTGCCATGGAAAAGCTGTTATTTGAATACTTGTGTCAGCTAGAAAAAGCACTGCCTACAGTCAAGGCACAAGAG CTTCAGGATGCCCTTAGTTGGCTTCAGCCTGGCTGTTTTGTCACCTCTTCTGTTGCTTTGCGCCACTATGGTATGGATATGGGATGGCCATTTCCAG AAAGCTCTGCTTCTGGCTCAGTGAATCTGACAGAACCTGTGGAACAGAGTTCTCGTCAGCAAGCAAAACCAGCACTCCACAGTCCTCTGCCTGAAGCTAAGCCTGGCCTTCACCAGCCAACTTCACGGGAGCACCCAGAACATTTAGCTGGCAGCCGCTTTAACCTGGCCCCTCTAGGGAAGCGAAAATTCCGATCACAGTGGACATCTGCAAAAGGTTGTCATAAAGAGCGGCCTACAGTCATGCTGTTCCCCTTTAGGAATATGGACTTAACAGCCCCAAATACATCTAACTGGAAAAACAGGGAAGAGCGTGGAGTGGACACAGCGGGTTCTGTGGGTACAAAAACAGTTTCCACTGGGAAATCCAAGACTGCATCTCAGACCATGGGGAAAAGGGCTCCAAAAGAGAGCCTCCCTGACATACCTGCTGCAGAGGAAATGGA GAACTCTGTGAATTGCTAcatggatcctctgaaactgtcatTATCACCTCCTAGACCCAAGAAACCAG CAGTGCAGTCCCcgtctctgtgtggctctgttaTTACCATAGGGGACCGGGTTTTGGACTCTGatgaggaagaaaatagccagagggaaagaaag GAGTCTCTGAAAAACTATCAGAAGACAAAGTTTGGCACCTTTATCCCCATGTTTTGTGACTACATGCCCGAGTCCTGCCTGTTCGCTCCTGGCAAGATAGCCAATTCTAGGGTCCTGTAA
- the Tinf2 gene encoding TERF1-interacting nuclear factor 2 isoform X4, whose protein sequence is MAPPPEVGPASLRVAAAASWLVVRQRRVEHFPRVVEFLQSLRAAAPGLVCYRHHERLCIGLKAKVVVELILQEQPWVQVLNALDHHFPESRPEPLDPATKRRDRKILEARENFCLQVKQLSKAEDLASSLLELKQDYGEHFLAAMEKLLFEYLCQLEKALPTVKAQELQDALSWLQPGCFVTSSVALRHYGMDMGWPFPESSASGSVNLTEPVEQSSRQQAKPALHSPLPEAKPGLHQPTSREHPEHLAGSRFNLAPLGKRKFRSQWTSAKGCHKERPTVMLFPFRNMDLTAPNTSNWKNREERGVDTAGSVGTKTVSTGKSKTASQTMGKRAPKESLPDIPAAEEMENSVNCYMDPLKLSLSPPRPKKPVAVQSPSLCGSVITIGDRVLDSDEEENSQRERKDSCSLRPTK, encoded by the exons ATGGCGCCACCTCCGGAGGTGGGTCCCGCGTCTCTGCGGGTGGCAGCTGCCGCCAGCTGGCTGGTCGTCCGCCAACGTCGCGTGGAGCACTTCCCCAGAGTGGTAGAGTTTCTGCAGTCCCTGCGTGCAGCCGCTCCCGGCTTGGTTTGCTACCGACACCACGAACGTCTGTGTATAGGCCTAAAAGCCAAG GTGGTGGTGGAGTTGATCCTGCAGGAGCAACCCTGGGTCCAGGTCCTCAATGCCTTGGATCATCACTTCCCAGAGTCCAGACCGGAACCACTGGACCCTGCAACT AAAAGGCGAGATAGGAAGATTTTGGAAGCCCGGGAGAATTTTTGCCTGCAAGTGAAGCAGCTGTCAAAGGCTGAGGATTTGGCTTCGAGCCTGCTG gaactcaaacaagacTATGGGGAACACTTTCTAGCTGCCATGGAAAAGCTGTTATTTGAATACTTGTGTCAGCTAGAAAAAGCACTGCCTACAGTCAAGGCACAAGAG CTTCAGGATGCCCTTAGTTGGCTTCAGCCTGGCTGTTTTGTCACCTCTTCTGTTGCTTTGCGCCACTATGGTATGGATATGGGATGGCCATTTCCAG AAAGCTCTGCTTCTGGCTCAGTGAATCTGACAGAACCTGTGGAACAGAGTTCTCGTCAGCAAGCAAAACCAGCACTCCACAGTCCTCTGCCTGAAGCTAAGCCTGGCCTTCACCAGCCAACTTCACGGGAGCACCCAGAACATTTAGCTGGCAGCCGCTTTAACCTGGCCCCTCTAGGGAAGCGAAAATTCCGATCACAGTGGACATCTGCAAAAGGTTGTCATAAAGAGCGGCCTACAGTCATGCTGTTCCCCTTTAGGAATATGGACTTAACAGCCCCAAATACATCTAACTGGAAAAACAGGGAAGAGCGTGGAGTGGACACAGCGGGTTCTGTGGGTACAAAAACAGTTTCCACTGGGAAATCCAAGACTGCATCTCAGACCATGGGGAAAAGGGCTCCAAAAGAGAGCCTCCCTGACATACCTGCTGCAGAGGAAATGGA GAACTCTGTGAATTGCTAcatggatcctctgaaactgtcatTATCACCTCCTAGACCCAAGAAACCAG TAGCAGTGCAGTCCCcgtctctgtgtggctctgttaTTACCATAGGGGACCGGGTTTTGGACTCTGatgaggaagaaaatagccagagggaaagaaag GACAGCTGCAGCCTCCGTCCTACAAAGTAA